CCCTGAACCGGATGGACCTAAAATAACCGTTGTTTCGCCTTCATGAAATGTTAAATTGATATTTTTCAATGCCTCGTTCTCGCCAAAGAACTTCGACATTTGCTGAAATTGTACGATAATAAGCCCTCCCTTTTAGCGCTTCACTTGCCACTCTTATACATACTTCGATGCGTATTTTTCCAGGCGGCTTTGAATGACCATCAGAATACTAATGAAAATTAAATAGATGACCGCACAAAGTGAATAAATCATAAGCGGCTCATATGTTCTTGCTGTAATTTGCTGCCCGACCATGAATAAATCTGCTAGTGTGATACTCGCAACTAAAGATGTGCCTTTCACTAAATCGATAAAATCATTGGCCACTGAAGGCAATGAAATTCGAACGGTCTGCGGTGCGATCACTCGTCGCATCATTTGCCAGTACGTCATACCGAGTGATTCTGCTGCCTCCCATTGCCCTTTTGGAATGGCCAAAATCGAAGCTCGAATCGATTCAGATGCATAGGCACCCGTATTCAGTGAAAATGTAATAATCGCCGCTGTCCATGCATCAAGCGTAATCCCCAATTTCGGCAAACCGAAGAATACGATAAACAATGTTACCAATAATGGTGTTCCACGAAATACCCAGACGTACGTACCGAAAATCCAGCGTAATACTTTGTAGTTTGAGATTCTAGCCAGTGCCGTCACGACTGCGATGACTAATGCTATGGCAAAGGCAATGAGCGATAGCGGAATGGTAACAAGAAGTCCTGCTTTTAAAATCGGCCAGATTGAGTTAAGTAAAATATCCATTTCTCTACTCATCCACTAACACTCCTTTCTATAGTTGAATCCACGTAAAAAAGGCCGTCGAAACGACCTTTCCATTAGTTGTTTGAAATAACATTTTCACCAAAATATTTTTCCGAAATTGCTTCGAATGTACCGTCTTCTGTACGTTCTTTAATAATTTCATTTAACTTCTCACGGAACTCATCGTTTTCTTTAT
Above is a window of Solibacillus isronensis DNA encoding:
- a CDS encoding amino acid ABC transporter permease, which encodes MSREMDILLNSIWPILKAGLLVTIPLSLIAFAIALVIAVVTALARISNYKVLRWIFGTYVWVFRGTPLLVTLFIVFFGLPKLGITLDAWTAAIITFSLNTGAYASESIRASILAIPKGQWEAAESLGMTYWQMMRRVIAPQTVRISLPSVANDFIDLVKGTSLVASITLADLFMVGQQITARTYEPLMIYSLCAVIYLIFISILMVIQSRLEKYASKYV